One window of bacterium genomic DNA carries:
- a CDS encoding DinB family protein, with the protein MHIALKPINEIIQVNNYLFGLGFEGIEEDLARKQLMPNANSLTWIMGHVASNRFYLLGLTGLEEKCPWGDMFESSISKVDQSQFPSLGEIKTIWLDQTTKLQNGLVNMPEESLTKAVPFKLPTQEQTVLSAIAFLAMHEAYHIGQMSTQRRMLGVDSIFDLASARRKAAQGQAT; encoded by the coding sequence ATGCACATTGCATTGAAACCAATCAACGAGATCATCCAGGTCAACAACTACCTATTTGGGCTTGGATTTGAAGGGATCGAGGAAGACCTCGCCCGCAAACAACTCATGCCCAATGCCAACTCGCTTACGTGGATCATGGGGCATGTCGCTTCCAATCGATTCTACCTGCTCGGGCTCACGGGCCTCGAGGAGAAGTGCCCTTGGGGTGATATGTTTGAGTCTTCAATTTCCAAGGTTGACCAATCACAATTCCCGTCGTTAGGCGAAATCAAGACGATTTGGTTGGATCAAACGACCAAACTTCAGAATGGCCTTGTGAATATGCCGGAAGAGAGTCTCACTAAAGCAGTACCGTTCAAGCTGCCGACACAAGAGCAGACCGTGTTGTCTGCGATTGCGTTTCTGGCGATGCACGAAGCCTACCACATCGGCCAAATGAGCACCCAGCGCCGCATGTTAGGAGTCGACAGCATCTTTGATTTGGCCTCTGCCCGGCGCAAGGCCGCGCAAGGTCAGGCAACTTAA
- the ruvX gene encoding Holliday junction resolvase RuvX — protein MFEKRIIGIDYGRKRIGIAYSDPMRLFAQPLTTLTLKSPSEAVNRVCDALAAYDVELIVIGIPLSLSGGQGGQMVNEIHAFVEGLQQRGFETHLEDEAFTSEVAKDTLRAGGKKEKQMRGKLDVVAAQIILQDYLDSHRQ, from the coding sequence ATGTTTGAAAAGCGTATTATCGGCATCGACTATGGCCGCAAGCGCATCGGAATCGCTTATTCTGATCCGATGCGGCTTTTCGCACAGCCACTGACGACCTTGACTCTCAAATCGCCTTCCGAGGCTGTCAATCGTGTTTGCGACGCACTGGCGGCTTACGATGTAGAACTAATTGTAATCGGCATTCCGTTGTCGCTGTCGGGCGGTCAGGGGGGCCAGATGGTTAACGAAATTCACGCCTTCGTTGAAGGATTACAGCAGCGCGGCTTCGAGACGCATCTGGAGGACGAAGCGTTTACCTCTGAAGTCGCGAAAGACACCCTGCGGGCCGGCGGCAAGAAAGAAAAGCAGATGCGCGGCAAACTGGACGTTGTTGCGGCTCAGATCATACTGCAGGATTATCTTGACTCGCACCGGCAATGA
- the mltG gene encoding endolytic transglycosylase MltG has product MKRIWEIAVWFVTTLAIFALIPLIPFVYLIRWIVFGKWYTKAALILVIILAAGGIYAYLEVSAPLGDQQREYSVVIRPNDDAADLRNRLADSGIATDRRLYNITMKYTRADRNLKPGRYRFRGGLTHFELALHFKNSNPELSKVTIPEGKTIKEIVPMLVKGIPTDSAQLISLLNDESFKKSLGIEAPSFEGYLFPETYSFYPYQEPDDVIREMVEMFRGSFTPEMTNQIATLKMSLNEVVTLASMIEAEAADGSERELISSVYHNRLRKGWKMQCDPTVIYALGGLDRPLLRKDLDFDSPYNTYLYYGLPPGPIGAPGLASLKAALFPAETNYFFFVATGDGRHIFTTSLSQHNNAVSKTKRSRRSN; this is encoded by the coding sequence ATGAAACGAATTTGGGAGATCGCGGTATGGTTCGTTACAACTCTCGCGATATTTGCGCTCATTCCCTTGATTCCCTTTGTTTATCTGATTCGGTGGATTGTGTTCGGTAAGTGGTACACCAAAGCGGCGCTGATACTTGTCATCATTCTGGCGGCCGGTGGTATTTATGCGTATCTTGAAGTCAGCGCGCCACTCGGGGATCAGCAACGCGAGTATTCCGTTGTAATCCGCCCCAATGATGACGCTGCCGATCTACGCAACCGGCTGGCCGATTCCGGAATCGCCACAGATCGAAGACTCTACAACATCACTATGAAATACACTCGTGCCGACCGGAACCTGAAACCGGGACGATACCGATTCAGAGGCGGATTGACACACTTCGAACTCGCCCTCCACTTCAAGAATTCCAATCCTGAATTGAGCAAGGTCACTATTCCTGAAGGAAAGACTATCAAGGAAATCGTCCCAATGTTGGTGAAAGGAATTCCAACGGATTCTGCGCAGTTGATTTCGTTGTTGAACGACGAGTCATTCAAGAAGAGTCTTGGTATCGAGGCGCCTTCATTCGAGGGCTATCTCTTTCCTGAGACATACTCATTTTATCCGTATCAGGAACCAGATGATGTGATTCGCGAGATGGTCGAAATGTTTCGAGGTTCATTTACGCCGGAAATGACAAATCAGATTGCGACTCTGAAGATGTCGTTGAACGAAGTGGTTACCTTAGCATCGATGATCGAAGCTGAGGCTGCTGATGGCTCCGAACGCGAATTGATATCGTCAGTTTATCACAATCGACTTCGCAAAGGCTGGAAGATGCAATGTGACCCAACCGTGATTTACGCGCTTGGCGGGCTCGATCGGCCGCTGCTGCGGAAGGACCTTGATTTTGATTCGCCCTACAATACTTATCTCTACTATGGATTGCCGCCCGGTCCGATTGGAGCACCGGGACTGGCCTCGCTCAAAGCGGCGCTTTTCCCCGCAGAAACAAACTACTTCTTCTTCGTTGCCACCGGCGACGGTCGCCATATTTTCACGACTTCACTTTCACAGCACAACAATGCTGTCAGCAAGACCAAGCGTTCCCGCCGAAGTAACTAG
- the tmk gene encoding dTMP kinase has product MTGYESQMVSCDIRLAEFSLVSHQSSAYIPIMTKRGILISFEGVDGSGKSTQARMLYDYLKANRFNVLFIREPGGTPVSESVRAILLDNSHKQMSARAELLLFLAARAELVDKVIEPALKQGKIVITDRFSDSTIAYQIDGRKLPAKVVKDTNEFAAAKIKPNLTFIVDLEIAKAHVRLKANKDRMESAASDFHKRVRNGFLKIAKAEPRRVKVVDGRNTPEEIFTEILAVSQAFLNRRKIGPQKRTK; this is encoded by the coding sequence GTGACTGGCTATGAGAGTCAAATGGTTAGCTGTGATATCCGTCTCGCAGAGTTTTCGTTGGTTAGTCATCAAAGCAGTGCGTATATTCCCATCATGACTAAACGCGGTATTTTAATCAGTTTTGAAGGCGTCGATGGCTCCGGCAAGTCGACTCAAGCGCGGATGCTGTATGACTATCTTAAAGCGAATCGCTTCAACGTACTCTTCATCCGTGAACCGGGAGGAACACCGGTTTCGGAGTCGGTACGCGCTATCCTGCTCGATAACTCCCACAAACAAATGAGCGCCCGAGCCGAACTGCTCTTGTTTCTGGCTGCCCGCGCCGAATTAGTCGACAAGGTTATCGAGCCGGCATTAAAGCAAGGCAAGATCGTTATCACCGACCGGTTCTCCGATTCCACAATTGCATATCAAATCGACGGTCGCAAATTGCCGGCCAAGGTCGTCAAGGACACCAACGAGTTTGCCGCCGCGAAGATCAAACCCAACCTGACATTCATTGTCGATTTGGAGATCGCGAAAGCGCATGTTCGTCTCAAGGCCAATAAAGACCGGATGGAATCAGCGGCAAGTGACTTCCATAAGCGCGTGCGTAACGGATTCTTAAAAATCGCCAAGGCTGAGCCGCGTCGCGTCAAAGTTGTGGACGGACGAAACACACCAGAAGAAATTTTTACCGAGATTCTTGCTGTGAGTCAGGCGTTTCTGAACAGGAGAAAAATTGGACCGCAGAAACGCACGAAGTGA